In the Mesorhizobium sp. WSM2240 genome, GCAACCATTTTAGTCCTCCAGAAAAAACAAAGAAAAAGGGAGATGGCGGCCCATCTCCCCTGATCCTTTTTCTGGACTGTCCAGACACCGGTCCCCGAGATGGGTCGCCGGTGTTCTAGTCGCGGAACCGGCTACTCCGCTGCCTTCGTCATCGGGTTCACCGATACGTACGTGCGGCCATTGGCTTTCTTTCGGAACGCGACTGCGCCGGCTTCGAGCGCAAAAAGGGTGTGGTCCGTGCCAATGCCGACATTCGTGCCGGGATGCCACTTGGTGCCGCGTTGACGAATAATAATGTTGCCCGGAACGACGGCTTCGCCGCCGAACTTCTTCACGCCGAGGCGCTTGGATTCCGAATCGCGACCGTTGCGCGACGAACCGCCAGCTTTCTTATGTGCCATTGCTGTTCTCCTTCAGTCCCGAGCTTATTCTTTTTCCGCCGAAGCTGCAGCCTTTTTCGGCGCAGCCTTCTTGGCGGGCTTTTCGGCGGCTTCCGCTTCCGGAGCCGCTTCCTTCTTGGCGGCGGCCTTCTTGGCCGGCTTGGCGCCACCGGTCAGGATCTCTGCGATCCGGATGGTGGTTTCATGCTGGCGATGGCCGTGCTTGCGGCGCGAATTCTGGCGGCGGCGCTTCTTGAAGGCAATGACGGTCTTGGCGCGGCCCTGCTGGACCACTTCCGCCGTGACGGTCGCGCCTTCGACGAACGGCGCGCCGAACGTCGCATTCTCGCCTTCGCCGAAAGCCAGGACTTCGCCGAATTCGATGATATCGCCGGCTTCGCCGGCAAGTTTCTCGACCTTGATCAGGTCGTTGGCGGCGACGCGATACTGCTTGCCGCCCGTTTTGATGACTGCGAACATTTTTTGCCTTTCGCTGTTCGGTCCGGCTTTCAAACGCGC is a window encoding:
- the rpmA gene encoding 50S ribosomal protein L27, which encodes MAHKKAGGSSRNGRDSESKRLGVKKFGGEAVVPGNIIIRQRGTKWHPGTNVGIGTDHTLFALEAGAVAFRKKANGRTYVSVNPMTKAAE
- the rplU gene encoding 50S ribosomal protein L21, translating into MFAVIKTGGKQYRVAANDLIKVEKLAGEAGDIIEFGEVLAFGEGENATFGAPFVEGATVTAEVVQQGRAKTVIAFKKRRRQNSRRKHGHRQHETTIRIAEILTGGAKPAKKAAAKKEAAPEAEAAEKPAKKAAPKKAAASAEKE